The region TCCGCCAGGGCTACGAAAAGACCATGGCCCAGGCCCTGCTCGAGGTTGCCGAACACGTGCGGGCCAACGAGCCCGACACCGTCGGTTTCCATATTTCACAGGACACCGCCGATCCCTGCCTGTTTGCGACCTACGAGCGCTTCACCGACCGTGACGCAATGGACAAGCACAACGGCTCCGATGTCGTGGCCCGCTTCTTCGGCATAGCAAAGCCCATCCTGGACGGTGACGTGATCCTGATCACCGCCAATGAGATTTCCGCCAAGGCGTGAAGCCCGGCAAGAGAAAGGAAAGTTCCGACATGAACGCACCTGTGACCCTCAAGCGCCTCGGCGCCGATGCGGCTCGATTTGTGGCCAAGGAAAAGAAGCTGTTCATCGATGGCCAGTGGCTTCCATCCGTCGATGGCAACACCATCGAGGTGATCGATCCGGCAACCGGTCAGGTCTTCGACCGCGTTCCCGCCGGCACCGCAGCGGATATCGACCGCGCCGTCTCTGCCGCCCGCCGCGCTTTTGATGATGGTCCGTGGTCGACCATGTCTCCCAGCGAGCGTGGCAAGCTGGTCTGGCGGCTCGGCGACCTCGTCGAGAAACACGCTGACGAACTGGCCGAACTGGAAGCACTCGACAACGGCAAGCCTGTCACCGACGCCCGCAACGGCGACATTGCCTTTTCCTATGAACTGCTGCGCTACATGGCTGGCTGGAGCACGAAGATCTGCGGCCAGACCATCCCGCTTTCCGGCGGCGCGGCTTATCATGCCTATACGCTGCGCGAACCGGTGGGCGTCTGCGGCCAGATCGTGCCGTGGAACTTCTCCTTCATGATGGCGGTCTGGAAGGTGGCGCCTGCGCTTGCCGCCGGCTGCACGATAGTCCTGAAGCCGGCTGAGCAGACCCCGCTCACTGCCTTACGCCTTGCCGAATTGGTCGAGGAAGCAGGCTTCCCTGCCGGCGTCTTCAATATGGTGACCGGCTACGGTGAAACGGCTGGGGCAGCCCTCGCCGCCCATCCGGATGTCGACAAGATCGCCTTTACCGGTTC is a window of Sinorhizobium sp. BG8 DNA encoding:
- a CDS encoding antibiotic biosynthesis monooxygenase is translated as MITITAIIRVRQGYEKTMAQALLEVAEHVRANEPDTVGFHISQDTADPCLFATYERFTDRDAMDKHNGSDVVARFFGIAKPILDGDVILITANEISAKA